The following coding sequences are from one Pyxidicoccus xibeiensis window:
- a CDS encoding AAA family ATPase yields MNNALTQFREAAERLAAISRFDAVRVGLVATASGFKPRTIIALSARLVRASTVASVLPELVTTRVTAHQFLVPISGLVELLVQLDQQSLEHLALGNGRAIEFGPPRLLPLLPGVDPGWYFERKAQDGVGLSCRVFTRGRQISDLIAQEELDDSLLAQETDYAYASYSRVIKAYTGLKMGRPGLNNEHATLELVAPWPIHTLAANRHGDSLHVELQGLSGLDTSRFILNVEGAVQDRRFDASSLRWQSASSTDPESASYVAKMDSQGLFPAAVNIYVTGVPELLLRTDVSREERQYVNTISSLVIVPRLRPAPEIEAPPAGTRLTRLHVAGFRLLRSVELDLTHPLAVVVGPNQSGKSSILDALQLLSEAARGEFSDGLARRRGGLASLLTRGAGSSAMVIEADLATSGTTALRYRISVGPLGSYDFSITDEQLASRESDGRWTPFLTRQGSQAMLSGRALIVPNERESILSQLGIAAPVVESVRAALAAIAVYPYFRTGAAWADPDAVPMRRPVRLEPGARLDRSGGNLSAVLSSLRDERPGDWEEFLGIVRLAFPTLKDLRMPAVSRGTVQLFWDDIHGQSYDASELSDGTLSFLAILCAMFQPGSALIAVDEPEQHLHPDALRRLVGAARSLSDRQPIVFATQSDALIGLLDETPEAIVVASRGDAGTTLVRPDLQQLQEWLKTFSLREMRRDLEGWSPES; encoded by the coding sequence GTGAACAACGCTCTCACACAGTTTCGCGAAGCTGCGGAGCGCCTTGCCGCCATCTCTCGCTTCGACGCGGTCCGGGTGGGACTGGTTGCAACGGCTTCGGGTTTCAAGCCCAGGACCATCATCGCGCTGAGCGCGAGGTTGGTTCGCGCCAGCACCGTTGCATCGGTCTTGCCCGAGCTTGTCACGACGCGAGTGACGGCACATCAGTTCCTGGTGCCCATTTCAGGGCTCGTGGAACTGCTGGTACAGCTGGACCAGCAATCACTGGAACATCTCGCGCTGGGCAATGGCAGGGCGATTGAGTTTGGCCCCCCACGCTTGCTTCCGCTTCTCCCCGGCGTGGATCCAGGGTGGTACTTCGAGCGCAAGGCCCAAGACGGCGTCGGATTGAGTTGCAGGGTATTCACGCGCGGGCGGCAGATAAGTGACCTCATAGCCCAGGAAGAGCTGGATGACTCGCTCCTGGCTCAGGAAACTGACTATGCCTACGCGTCGTATTCCCGCGTCATCAAGGCTTATACGGGCCTGAAGATGGGGCGGCCAGGACTCAACAACGAGCATGCCACCCTTGAGCTTGTGGCGCCCTGGCCAATTCACACGTTGGCGGCGAACCGACATGGTGACTCACTGCACGTGGAACTTCAGGGGCTTTCCGGCCTTGATACCTCTCGCTTCATCTTGAATGTGGAAGGGGCAGTTCAGGATCGACGCTTTGACGCTTCAAGCCTCCGGTGGCAGTCCGCTTCTTCAACTGACCCGGAGAGTGCATCTTACGTTGCTAAAATGGATAGCCAGGGACTGTTCCCGGCTGCGGTCAATATCTATGTGACGGGAGTGCCCGAACTGCTGCTGCGTACGGATGTTAGTCGTGAGGAACGGCAATATGTAAACACCATTTCGAGTTTGGTGATTGTACCCCGCCTTCGCCCTGCTCCCGAAATCGAAGCGCCACCAGCTGGTACCCGTCTGACGCGACTCCATGTCGCCGGCTTTCGATTGCTTCGTTCAGTTGAGCTCGACTTGACGCATCCCCTCGCCGTTGTCGTCGGCCCAAACCAGAGTGGAAAGAGCTCGATACTGGATGCCTTGCAGCTTCTATCGGAGGCGGCTCGAGGAGAGTTCTCTGATGGGCTTGCGCGGAGGAGGGGTGGACTGGCCTCGCTGCTGACGCGTGGGGCTGGAAGCTCCGCTATGGTCATCGAGGCGGACCTGGCGACTTCTGGCACAACTGCTCTGCGCTATCGCATCTCCGTGGGCCCGCTGGGTTCCTATGACTTCTCCATCACCGACGAGCAACTCGCCTCACGGGAATCGGATGGCCGCTGGACTCCCTTCCTGACGCGACAGGGTTCCCAGGCGATGCTTTCCGGACGGGCTCTGATTGTCCCCAATGAGAGGGAGTCCATCCTTTCGCAGCTAGGCATCGCAGCACCTGTCGTTGAGTCCGTGCGGGCTGCCCTCGCGGCCATTGCTGTCTACCCCTATTTCCGCACGGGGGCCGCATGGGCGGACCCGGACGCCGTGCCCATGCGCCGCCCGGTCCGCTTGGAGCCGGGGGCGAGGCTGGACCGGTCTGGAGGCAACCTGTCCGCGGTTCTCTCCTCCTTGCGAGATGAGCGTCCCGGAGACTGGGAGGAGTTCCTTGGCATCGTCCGTCTGGCCTTCCCGACGTTGAAGGACCTGCGCATGCCCGCAGTCAGTCGTGGCACAGTGCAGCTTTTCTGGGATGACATCCACGGCCAGTCGTACGACGCGTCGGAACTGTCGGACGGGACGCTGAGCTTCCTGGCCATTCTCTGCGCCATGTTCCAGCCTGGGAGCGCGCTCATCGCCGTGGACGAGCCCGAGCAGCACCTGCACCCGGATGCACTGCGGAGGCTTGTGGGCGCCGCCCGCTCTCTTTCGGACCGGCAACCTATCGTCTTCGCTACGCAGTCGGACGCACTCATCGGCCTGCTGGATGAAACGCCCGAGGCCATTGTCGTAGCCAGCCGGGGGGATGCGGGAACAACACTTGTCCGCCCGGACCTCCAGCAGCTTCAGGAGTGGCTCAAGACGTTCAGCCTGCGTGAGATGCGGCGGGACCTGGAAGGATGGAGTCCTGAATCGTGA
- a CDS encoding DUF4276 family protein has product MIRVNLVTEDRTGGGLSEVVQTCVQALRAQAGRERLWFPPQRATVDGAAQLLKECEKYELYRFNYAPRFHHVFFVLDARNVWRLPQLGVQAPEPPLERSLPKLIEGVKAGMELIARGRKPSEEWARSSEGFHPHVLVWERESLILPACDVLGLGEPVKDVYSVRQAAEAVSERLRANEKRKYDKAIHGPRLLGQIARNADLRAVVLASNPSLKSLVDEMVSL; this is encoded by the coding sequence GTGATTCGCGTCAACCTCGTGACGGAGGACCGGACCGGCGGCGGGCTCAGCGAGGTGGTCCAGACCTGTGTCCAGGCCTTGCGCGCTCAGGCTGGACGCGAGCGACTCTGGTTTCCTCCGCAGCGGGCCACCGTAGATGGCGCCGCGCAGCTCTTGAAGGAGTGCGAGAAGTACGAACTCTATCGCTTCAATTACGCACCCAGGTTTCACCATGTCTTCTTCGTGCTCGACGCGCGAAATGTGTGGCGACTTCCTCAGTTGGGCGTCCAGGCGCCGGAGCCTCCTCTGGAAAGGTCGCTGCCGAAGCTCATCGAGGGCGTGAAGGCCGGAATGGAGCTCATTGCCCGTGGCCGAAAGCCCTCTGAAGAGTGGGCGCGCTCTTCAGAGGGCTTTCATCCGCATGTCCTTGTCTGGGAGCGTGAGTCCCTCATCCTTCCAGCATGCGACGTGCTTGGACTCGGTGAGCCGGTCAAGGATGTCTATTCGGTACGGCAAGCTGCGGAGGCTGTGAGCGAGCGCCTTCGCGCCAATGAGAAGCGGAAGTACGACAAGGCGATTCACGGGCCCAGGTTGCTCGGACAGATTGCGCGGAATGCGGACCTGCGTGCCGTCGTGCTTGCCTCCAATCCCAGCCTGAAGTCGCTGGTAGATGAGATGGTTTCTCTATAG
- a CDS encoding DUF1800 domain-containing protein, which produces MKRRIALALAVCATACAPDEGPPDVAASPPLGQEEQGVDTLATPSEQNAIRFLEQATFGPRLARGASPLPLDSVEQVVAVGVPASITAQFNAPRSTFDPAAVPDLGSQFFSNAIQGQDQLRQRVAFALSQVFVVSQNGIPNPPTPENEPRLAMAGYLNLLSQRAFGNFRQLLEAITLDPAMGTYLDMANNKAFKGNGQRVEPNENYAREMLQLFTLGLHQLDEDGTQKLDANGAPIPAYSEAHVQAFAAALSGWTYASATGCPARGGSNPANYPAPMIGCDVNHDGRAQLLLRGQLTTAGAGAAQHLQEALDNVFADPNVPPFICKQLIQHLVTSNPSPAYVQRVVNAFKDDGTGVRGNLRFVVRRIIEDVEARGPTPSSALQASYGHLRSPALFVTTLVRWLGGTLDTTDGKDPGARLSTWSRNLGQYVPRPPSVFSYYPPNAPAPGANGLLGPEFAILDTATITARANFVHEFLYTGAAANAGIVIDLNAVPAPPTDLVTWLDRYLLHDTMSADLQLILQNALADSRAGDALRTKKLALYLTTLSPEFQIQR; this is translated from the coding sequence ATGAAACGACGTATCGCCCTTGCCCTCGCCGTGTGCGCGACCGCGTGCGCGCCTGACGAAGGCCCACCTGACGTCGCCGCCAGCCCTCCGCTCGGACAAGAGGAGCAGGGCGTCGACACGCTCGCCACACCCTCCGAGCAGAACGCCATCCGCTTCCTGGAGCAGGCGACTTTCGGCCCGCGCCTCGCCCGGGGGGCGAGCCCGCTGCCCCTCGACTCGGTGGAGCAGGTGGTCGCCGTCGGCGTCCCCGCGTCCATCACCGCGCAGTTCAACGCCCCGCGCTCCACGTTCGACCCGGCGGCCGTCCCGGACCTCGGCTCCCAGTTCTTCTCCAACGCCATCCAGGGGCAGGACCAGCTCCGCCAGCGGGTGGCCTTCGCCCTGAGCCAGGTCTTCGTCGTCTCGCAGAACGGCATTCCCAATCCCCCCACGCCGGAGAACGAGCCCCGGCTGGCGATGGCGGGCTACCTCAACCTGCTCTCGCAGCGCGCCTTCGGGAACTTCCGCCAGCTGCTGGAGGCCATCACGCTGGACCCCGCCATGGGGACGTACCTGGACATGGCGAACAACAAGGCCTTCAAGGGCAACGGCCAGCGCGTCGAGCCGAACGAGAACTACGCGCGGGAGATGCTCCAGCTCTTCACGCTGGGCCTCCACCAGCTCGACGAGGATGGCACGCAGAAGCTGGACGCCAACGGCGCGCCCATTCCCGCGTACTCCGAGGCCCACGTGCAGGCCTTCGCCGCCGCCCTCTCCGGGTGGACCTACGCCAGCGCCACGGGCTGCCCGGCGCGGGGCGGCTCGAATCCGGCCAACTACCCGGCGCCGATGATTGGCTGTGACGTGAATCACGATGGGCGCGCGCAGCTGCTCCTCCGGGGGCAGCTGACGACCGCCGGAGCCGGGGCCGCGCAGCACCTGCAGGAAGCGCTCGACAACGTCTTCGCCGACCCCAACGTGCCGCCGTTCATCTGCAAGCAGCTCATCCAGCACCTGGTCACCAGCAACCCGAGCCCCGCCTACGTCCAGCGCGTGGTGAACGCCTTCAAGGATGACGGCACGGGCGTGCGCGGCAACCTGCGCTTCGTGGTCCGTCGGATTATCGAGGACGTCGAGGCGCGCGGGCCGACGCCCTCGTCGGCGCTGCAGGCCTCCTATGGGCACCTGCGCTCTCCGGCGCTGTTCGTCACCACCCTCGTCCGGTGGCTGGGCGGCACGCTCGACACGACGGACGGCAAGGACCCTGGCGCGAGGCTCAGCACCTGGAGCCGCAACCTGGGGCAGTACGTGCCCCGCCCGCCGTCGGTCTTCAGCTACTACCCGCCCAACGCGCCGGCGCCCGGGGCCAACGGCCTGCTCGGCCCCGAGTTCGCCATCCTCGACACGGCGACCATCACCGCGCGTGCCAACTTCGTACACGAGTTCCTCTACACCGGTGCCGCCGCCAACGCCGGCATCGTCATCGACCTGAACGCCGTCCCCGCGCCCCCCACGGACCTGGTGACGTGGCTGGACCGGTACCTGCTCCACGACACGATGTCCGCGGACCTCCAGCTCATCCTCCAGAACGCACTGGCGGACTCGCGCGCGGGCGATGCGCTGCGCACGAAGAAGCTGGCCCTCTACCTCACGACGCTCTCTCCCGAGTTCCAGATCCAGCGGTGA